From Nerophis lumbriciformis linkage group LG09, RoL_Nlum_v2.1, whole genome shotgun sequence, one genomic window encodes:
- the chordc1b gene encoding cysteine and histidine-rich domain-containing protein 1 isoform X1, with protein sequence MSVLCYNKGCGQRFDPENNPDEGCIHHPGVPVFHDALKGWSCCKRRTTDFSDFLSIAGCTKGPHNKEKPPEPVKPDVDEQKPKFSEYIISAPKPQEAICRPSADEPLVRLLQKVSTSLKQALEKLKLTDNSNAEKQEEDDCEVKTGTTCKNGGCTKSYDGPATDSDVCLFHSGFPIFHEGMKYWSCCKKKTSDFNTFLSQVGCTNGSHVWRKKDEGKKVVPCRFDWHQTGSQVIISIYAKNGVPELSYVDANSTTLNIHVVFEGEKEFEQKISLWGVIDVSKSVVNMMAAKIEIAMKKSEAMSWARLDLPPPVSPPKEDQKKEEDDSDEESE encoded by the exons AAGGCTGCATACACCACCCAGGCGTCCCCGTCTTCCACGACGCACTCAAG GGATGGTCGTGCTGCAAGAGAAGGACCACCGACTTCTCCGACTTCCTCAGCATCGCG GGCTGCACGAAAGGCCCCCACAACAAAGAGAAGCCCCCGGAGCCGGTGAAACCAGACGTGGACGAACAGAAACCAAAGTTTAGCGAGTACATCATCTCCGCACCGAAGCCTCAGGAGGCTATTTGCAGACCAAG TGCTGACGAGCCTCTGGTGAGGTTGCTCCAAAAAGTGTCCACCTCTCTGAAGCAAGCTCTGGAAAAACTCAAGCTGACTGACAACTCGAATGCTGAGAAACAAG AAGAAGACGACTGCGAGGTCAAGACCGGGACGACGTGTAAAAATGGAGGATGCACGAAA AGTTACGACGGCCCCGCAACCGACTCGGACGTGTGCTTATTCCACTCAGGATTCCCAATCTTCCACGAAGG AATGAAGTACTGGAGCTGCTGCAAGAAGAAGACCTCCGACTTCAACACGTTCCTCTCCCAGGTGGGATGCACCAACGGCTCACACGTGTGGAGGAAAAAGGATGAG GGTAAGAAGGTGGTTCCGTGCAGATTCGACTGGCACCAGACCGGCTCCCAGGTCATCATCTCCATCTACGCCAAGAACGGCGTGCCCGAGCTGAGCTACGTGGACGCCAACAGCACTACG CTCAACATCCACGTGGTCTTCGAAGGCGAGAAGGAGTTTGAGCAGAAGATCAGCCTGTGGGGA GTGATCGACGTGAGCAAGAGCGTGGTCAACATGATGGCGGCCAAGATCGAGATCGCCATGAAGAAGTCCGAAGCCATGTCGTGGGCCCGCTTGGACCTCCCTCCCCCCGTATCTCCGCCAAAGGAGGACCAGAAGAAAGAAGAGGACGACAGTGACGAAGAAAGCGAATGA
- the chordc1b gene encoding cysteine and histidine-rich domain-containing protein 1 isoform X2, producing the protein MSVLCYNKGCGQRFDPENNPDGCIHHPGVPVFHDALKGWSCCKRRTTDFSDFLSIAGCTKGPHNKEKPPEPVKPDVDEQKPKFSEYIISAPKPQEAICRPSADEPLVRLLQKVSTSLKQALEKLKLTDNSNAEKQEEDDCEVKTGTTCKNGGCTKSYDGPATDSDVCLFHSGFPIFHEGMKYWSCCKKKTSDFNTFLSQVGCTNGSHVWRKKDEGKKVVPCRFDWHQTGSQVIISIYAKNGVPELSYVDANSTTLNIHVVFEGEKEFEQKISLWGVIDVSKSVVNMMAAKIEIAMKKSEAMSWARLDLPPPVSPPKEDQKKEEDDSDEESE; encoded by the exons GCTGCATACACCACCCAGGCGTCCCCGTCTTCCACGACGCACTCAAG GGATGGTCGTGCTGCAAGAGAAGGACCACCGACTTCTCCGACTTCCTCAGCATCGCG GGCTGCACGAAAGGCCCCCACAACAAAGAGAAGCCCCCGGAGCCGGTGAAACCAGACGTGGACGAACAGAAACCAAAGTTTAGCGAGTACATCATCTCCGCACCGAAGCCTCAGGAGGCTATTTGCAGACCAAG TGCTGACGAGCCTCTGGTGAGGTTGCTCCAAAAAGTGTCCACCTCTCTGAAGCAAGCTCTGGAAAAACTCAAGCTGACTGACAACTCGAATGCTGAGAAACAAG AAGAAGACGACTGCGAGGTCAAGACCGGGACGACGTGTAAAAATGGAGGATGCACGAAA AGTTACGACGGCCCCGCAACCGACTCGGACGTGTGCTTATTCCACTCAGGATTCCCAATCTTCCACGAAGG AATGAAGTACTGGAGCTGCTGCAAGAAGAAGACCTCCGACTTCAACACGTTCCTCTCCCAGGTGGGATGCACCAACGGCTCACACGTGTGGAGGAAAAAGGATGAG GGTAAGAAGGTGGTTCCGTGCAGATTCGACTGGCACCAGACCGGCTCCCAGGTCATCATCTCCATCTACGCCAAGAACGGCGTGCCCGAGCTGAGCTACGTGGACGCCAACAGCACTACG CTCAACATCCACGTGGTCTTCGAAGGCGAGAAGGAGTTTGAGCAGAAGATCAGCCTGTGGGGA GTGATCGACGTGAGCAAGAGCGTGGTCAACATGATGGCGGCCAAGATCGAGATCGCCATGAAGAAGTCCGAAGCCATGTCGTGGGCCCGCTTGGACCTCCCTCCCCCCGTATCTCCGCCAAAGGAGGACCAGAAGAAAGAAGAGGACGACAGTGACGAAGAAAGCGAATGA